A genomic region of Rhodococcus pyridinivorans contains the following coding sequences:
- a CDS encoding DUF1416 domain-containing protein, which yields MCGAPVQTQTLPAGVDTEKETVITGRVLNADGEPVGGAFVRLLDGTDEFTAEVVASATGDFRFFAAPGDWKIRALSSSGNGTSTVSPTAPGVHNVDVTVAK from the coding sequence ATGTGCGGCGCCCCTGTCCAGACCCAGACCCTGCCCGCCGGCGTGGACACCGAGAAGGAGACGGTCATCACCGGCCGTGTCCTGAACGCCGACGGCGAGCCCGTGGGCGGTGCGTTCGTGCGCCTGCTCGACGGCACCGACGAGTTCACCGCCGAGGTCGTCGCCTCGGCGACCGGCGACTTCCGTTTTTTCGCCGCCCCCGGCGACTGGAAGATCCGCGCCCTGTCGAGCTCCGGCAACGGCACCTCCACCGTGAGCCCCACCGCTCCCGGCGTGCACAACGTGGACGTGACGGTCGCCAAGTAA
- a CDS encoding FABP family protein, with amino-acid sequence MTNDGSDAQRRSGDEAIARAAERARATAELNLPVLAGLPGAEDTANLRLGPDLSPALLAVLPLVGVWRGEGEANDPETGDYPFGQQITVAHNGGAYLVWESRTWRLDDSGEYVGEDRRESGFWRVSGTGAPDSDDPETLELLLTHSSGVVELYYGTALTQSSWELATDVVIRTKSGEVVGGAKRLYGIVDGGDLAYVEERVTADGELKPRMSARLSRHIG; translated from the coding sequence GTGACGAACGACGGATCGGACGCCCAGCGGCGTAGCGGCGACGAGGCGATCGCCCGGGCCGCCGAGCGCGCTCGCGCCACCGCCGAGCTGAACCTTCCCGTCCTGGCCGGGCTGCCGGGCGCCGAGGACACCGCGAACCTGCGGCTCGGCCCCGACCTGAGCCCTGCCCTGCTCGCCGTCCTTCCCTTGGTCGGTGTGTGGCGCGGCGAGGGTGAAGCCAACGATCCCGAGACCGGCGACTATCCGTTCGGTCAGCAGATCACCGTCGCGCACAACGGCGGCGCGTATCTAGTGTGGGAGTCGCGCACGTGGCGTCTCGACGACTCGGGTGAATACGTGGGCGAGGATCGGCGCGAGAGCGGCTTCTGGCGCGTGTCCGGAACGGGCGCGCCCGACAGCGACGATCCCGAGACGCTCGAACTGCTGCTGACGCACAGCTCCGGCGTCGTCGAGCTGTACTACGGCACCGCACTCACCCAGTCCTCGTGGGAGCTCGCGACCGACGTCGTGATCCGCACCAAGTCCGGTGAGGTCGTCGGTGGCGCCAAGCGCCTCTACGGCATCGTCGACGGCGGCGACCTCGCCTACGTCGAGGAGCGCGTCACCGCCGACGGCGAACTGAAGCCCCGGATGTCCGCCCGCCTGTCACGCCACATCGGCTGA
- a CDS encoding BCCT family transporter, with protein MLQKAHDSLRLRTSPGVFFSSALIALLFVVVTIAFTDGVDSIFSTASNWIMTNLGWFYILGVTTFLLFLVGIAFTHYGRVRLGGDDERPEHSTLAWFAMLFAAGIGTILMFWGVAEPISHFANPPMQDVEPQSVEAAEEAMGFALYHFGLHTWTIFALPGLGFGYFIYKRHLPPRVSSIFAPLLGGRIYGPIGKTIDVVAIIGTIFGVATSVGLGTLQINAGLAQLFDIQESGIVQIALIAIVTVMAGISVALGLDKGIKRLSNINIGMAVMLLVFVLVTGPSLFLLKGMIESAGIYAEALPRLAFWNDTFADSGWQNTWTVFYWAWTITWSPFVGIFIARISRGRTIREFVGGVLGLPVLFSVIWFSIFGMGSFHIELEGNGGLVERVVGDGDIPGALFEFLGNFPLTGLVSGIAIILVVIFFVTSVDSTAMVLDMMAAGHEGKAPIHQRLFWAVLMGLVAATMLVATGKDGLDALQQVITVVGLPFFVMGFIMMYSLVRGIREDLGERPEPITRQWPEVRSAEELEAAQELPAPEVVIHTRAIPDECEDGENAAEDAEDAGIHRVHAGEPDALRVRGDGEHADKKSATGTTVVEEN; from the coding sequence ATACTTCAAAAAGCTCACGATTCGTTAAGATTGCGCACGTCACCGGGGGTTTTCTTCTCTTCTGCGCTCATCGCGCTGCTCTTCGTCGTCGTGACGATCGCGTTCACCGACGGCGTCGATTCCATCTTCAGTACCGCGTCCAACTGGATCATGACGAACCTCGGATGGTTCTACATCCTGGGCGTCACGACCTTCCTGCTCTTCCTCGTCGGAATCGCCTTCACCCATTACGGCCGGGTCCGGCTCGGCGGCGACGACGAACGGCCCGAGCACTCGACCCTGGCGTGGTTCGCCATGTTGTTCGCCGCCGGTATCGGCACGATCCTCATGTTCTGGGGCGTCGCCGAGCCGATCTCCCACTTCGCGAACCCGCCCATGCAAGATGTCGAGCCGCAGTCCGTGGAGGCCGCGGAAGAGGCCATGGGCTTCGCGCTCTACCACTTCGGACTGCACACCTGGACGATCTTCGCCCTGCCCGGCCTGGGCTTCGGTTACTTCATCTACAAGCGGCACCTGCCGCCGCGCGTCAGCTCGATCTTCGCGCCCCTCCTCGGAGGTCGCATCTACGGCCCGATCGGCAAGACCATCGACGTCGTCGCGATCATCGGCACCATCTTCGGTGTCGCGACCTCGGTCGGCCTGGGCACCCTGCAGATCAACGCCGGTCTCGCGCAGCTGTTCGACATCCAGGAATCCGGGATCGTCCAGATCGCCCTCATCGCGATCGTGACGGTGATGGCCGGCATCTCGGTCGCTCTCGGTCTCGACAAGGGCATCAAGCGCCTGTCGAACATCAACATCGGCATGGCCGTGATGTTGCTGGTCTTCGTGCTCGTCACCGGACCGAGCCTGTTCCTGCTCAAGGGCATGATCGAGTCGGCCGGTATCTACGCCGAGGCCCTGCCGCGCCTGGCGTTCTGGAACGACACCTTCGCCGACTCCGGCTGGCAGAACACCTGGACGGTCTTCTACTGGGCGTGGACCATCACGTGGTCGCCCTTCGTCGGCATCTTCATCGCGCGCATCTCGCGAGGCCGCACCATCCGCGAGTTCGTCGGCGGTGTCCTCGGTCTGCCCGTGCTGTTCTCGGTGATCTGGTTCAGCATCTTCGGGATGGGCTCGTTCCACATCGAACTCGAGGGCAACGGTGGTCTCGTCGAGCGGGTCGTGGGCGACGGGGACATCCCGGGTGCGTTGTTCGAATTCCTCGGCAACTTCCCCCTCACCGGCCTGGTGTCCGGCATTGCGATCATCCTGGTGGTGATCTTCTTCGTCACCTCGGTGGACTCGACCGCGATGGTGCTCGACATGATGGCGGCCGGTCACGAGGGGAAGGCGCCCATCCATCAGCGCTTGTTCTGGGCGGTGCTCATGGGCCTGGTCGCAGCGACCATGCTCGTCGCGACCGGTAAGGACGGGCTCGACGCCCTGCAACAGGTCATCACCGTGGTGGGGCTGCCGTTCTTCGTGATGGGCTTCATCATGATGTACAGCCTGGTGCGCGGTATCCGCGAGGACCTGGGCGAGCGGCCGGAGCCGATCACCCGTCAGTGGCCCGAGGTGCGGTCGGCCGAGGAACTCGAGGCTGCTCAGGAACTACCCGCACCCGAGGTCGTCATCCACACGCGGGCCATCCCGGACGAGTGCGAGGACGGCGAGAACGCAGCCGAGGATGCCGAGGACGCCGGAATCCACCGGGTCCATGCCGGCGAACCCGATGCGCTCCGTGTACGAGGCGACGGTGAACATGCCGACAAGAAGAGTGCCACCGGCACGACGGTCGTCGAGGAGAACTGA
- the cydC gene encoding thiol reductant ABC exporter subunit CydC: MALLELEPRRVLLAVLAGVATLGSALLLAGLSAWLIVRAWEMPPVLDLTVAVVAVRALGISRGLFRYFERLATHETALRGTTSARANLYRRLADGDPAAALGVGRGDLLARTGADVDALGDVVVRALVPIAVAAVLSLAAVVTLTVIAPAAGAVLAAALLVAGLFAPWLSARAAARADADANAARTRFTEDAVTVLDHAAELRVAGRLDTITRRARAANVASVRATDRSAVPAAFADAAAPLAVGASVLGALLVGIAVFGSGPAAMSPTTLGILVLLPLSAFEATAVLPAAAQTLNRARLAAGRITEMLDRADRTVPHGIEPADGPGRLRAVGLRGGWPGGPSTEPVDLDLRPGCRVAIVGGSGSGKTTVLMTLAGLLAPRGGVVTLDGVDLADIDPAALRRKIGFFAEDAHLFDTSILENLRVARGDVDEDEALAALGAVGLGEWVDGLPQGVHTVLGAGARTVSGGQRRRLLLARALLSPARILLLDEPTEHLDDESADLMQRLLLDRDARLVGPERTVVVVTHRLPADTAADLVVRVEKNALPAS; encoded by the coding sequence ATGGCCCTGCTCGAGCTCGAGCCGCGCCGAGTGCTGCTCGCCGTCCTCGCCGGTGTCGCGACCCTCGGCAGTGCCCTGCTGCTCGCCGGTCTCTCGGCGTGGCTGATCGTGCGGGCATGGGAGATGCCGCCCGTCCTGGACCTGACCGTCGCGGTCGTCGCGGTGCGGGCGCTGGGAATCTCCCGCGGGTTGTTCCGCTACTTCGAACGACTCGCAACGCACGAGACCGCGCTGCGCGGCACCACCTCGGCCCGCGCGAATCTCTACCGGCGACTCGCGGACGGCGACCCGGCCGCCGCCCTGGGCGTGGGACGCGGCGACCTGCTCGCGCGCACCGGTGCCGACGTCGACGCTCTCGGCGACGTCGTGGTGCGCGCACTCGTGCCCATCGCCGTCGCGGCCGTGCTCTCCCTCGCGGCGGTCGTGACCCTCACCGTCATCGCTCCCGCTGCCGGCGCGGTCCTCGCCGCGGCGCTGCTCGTTGCCGGACTGTTCGCACCGTGGCTGTCCGCCCGCGCCGCGGCCCGTGCGGACGCCGATGCGAACGCCGCACGGACCCGGTTCACCGAGGACGCGGTCACGGTGCTGGACCACGCGGCGGAACTGCGGGTCGCGGGACGGCTCGACACGATCACCCGGCGGGCCCGCGCCGCGAATGTCGCCTCCGTCCGTGCCACCGACCGTTCCGCGGTCCCCGCGGCGTTCGCCGACGCGGCCGCACCCCTCGCGGTCGGCGCGAGTGTGCTCGGTGCGCTCCTCGTCGGTATCGCCGTCTTCGGCTCCGGTCCGGCGGCCATGAGCCCGACGACACTCGGCATCCTCGTCCTGCTGCCGCTGTCGGCGTTCGAGGCCACCGCCGTCCTCCCGGCAGCCGCGCAGACCCTCAACCGCGCACGCCTGGCGGCCGGTCGCATCACGGAGATGCTCGACCGCGCCGACAGGACGGTGCCGCACGGCATCGAACCGGCCGACGGACCCGGCCGGCTACGTGCGGTGGGTCTGCGAGGCGGATGGCCCGGCGGACCGTCCACGGAACCGGTCGACCTCGACCTGAGGCCGGGCTGTCGCGTCGCGATCGTGGGCGGCAGCGGCAGCGGCAAGACCACCGTGCTCATGACGCTCGCGGGTCTGCTCGCCCCACGCGGAGGCGTAGTGACGCTCGACGGTGTCGACCTCGCGGACATCGATCCCGCGGCCCTGCGCCGCAAGATCGGCTTCTTCGCGGAGGACGCCCACCTGTTCGACACGTCGATCCTCGAGAACCTGCGTGTCGCGCGGGGCGACGTGGACGAGGACGAGGCACTGGCCGCCCTCGGCGCCGTGGGGCTGGGGGAGTGGGTGGACGGACTCCCGCAGGGAGTCCACACCGTCCTGGGGGCCGGAGCCCGCACGGTCTCCGGTGGGCAGCGCCGTCGCCTCCTGCTGGCCCGGGCTCTGCTGTCGCCCGCACGGATCCTGCTGCTCGACGAACCCACGGAACATCTCGACGACGAGAGCGCCGACCTGATGCAGCGACTCCTCCTGGACCGCGACGCACGCTTGGTCGGCCCCGAGCGCACCGTCGTGGTGGTCACCCACCGCCTGCCCGCGGATACCGCCGCCGACCTGGTCGTTCGCGTCGAGAAAAATGCGTTGCCCGCCTCGTGA